The genomic region GAGCACGTAAAGATTCATTTTCCAGTAAAAGCTCTTCTTCTCTGGTCAAAGGTTTATCGGATTTCTTTTTAGCTCTTTTGTAAGTCATCGATATGGGTTTTCCTTTTGGTTTTTGTACTAAACCTGGTGCGCCATGGTTTTTAAATTGACGCTGCCAGGCCAAGATTATCCCATCATTGGGAATGTTGAAAAATAAACAGGCCTGACTCAAAGATAAACACTTCTGATCAATGGTACGTATAACTTTTAGCTTAAAATCGGAACTGTAATTCTGATTCTTACGGGATAACAGACCTTCTTTTCCATACTTAAGATAGAAGTTTATCCATCTTCCAAGATTAGTTTTACTAATTTCTTGCTCCTGAGCAACTGAGCCCTTTGAGCGGTTTTTATTTAATACTTCTTCTACACAATGAAGTTTAAATTCATAATTGTACTTGACTTTTCTTTCCATAAAAAATGCCCCCAAATAGTGTCTAACTTTTTGGGGGCAGTTCAATGTTATCCCTTTCTTTTTATATACTCTAGACCTGACAGGTTTCTCAGCGGTTTGCAAAAAACCTGTCAGGTCTGATTTTATATACTATCCGGAAAGTATTTTTTCCGATAGACTTCATATATTTTTGAAAACAAATAACCGGTTCCCATTCCGAAAATATAACCGGAAAGAATGTCACCCGGGAAATGCAATCCAAGGTAAATACGGCTATACGCAAAAATCAACGGGAAGAGGAAAAACAAAAACGCATATTTATAGTATTTCCGTAGAATCAATACGATAAACGTAGTCGATGCCAGTGAGTTGGCTGCATGTCCCGAAAAATAACTAAACGACGAACTTTGTTTAACCAGACGGATAATGTCTTTGGTTTCCGGATCGTTACACGGACGCAAACGCTGTACGCTGTTTTTTACCAGATTTGTCATCTGATCGGTAAATGCAATCAATAAAGCTAGTGAAAAAATCACCAATAGCATATGTTTCCAACCCAGTTTTTTGTACAACAGGTAGAATACATACAGAAATATTGGTGTCCAATAGGCTTGTTTGGTAATGATCAGCCAGAGTCCGTCAAAACGTTCGGAACCCAGACTATTTAAAAAAACCAGTAGTTGTTTATCAAGTTGAATTAAATGCTCCAAAATTACATTTGTCGTTTTATCGGTCCGGAAATATCTTCAATGTCCTCTTTAGCTTTGTCGATTTCTTTTCGAATACCTCCGGTCAGATCCATGTCCAAGTCTTTGGTAAAATCCAAGTCTTTGGTCAGGCCATTTTCTTCGGCACTTTTCTGAATTTCGTTTTTAATGTCGTTGGTTGCGTGCTTAATCTGCGCCATCCCTTTCCCAAGGGTTCTTGCGATTTCCGGCACTTTATCCGAACCAAATAACATTAAAACGACTAATATAATAAGGAATATTTCTCCGCCTCCGATACCAAACATGGTCTATAAGTTTGAAAGTTATAAGTAGCAAATTTACGAAGTTCCGGTTTTATTTCCGGGTTTTTGACTTTTATTAACACAAAAGCACTCTTTCGAGTGCTTCTATTAGTTTTTTTCAAACTGATCAAACTTCGATTTTGGTGCTTCTTTCGGCCATACGTTGTTGGTTACATCGATATCGGCAGTTTGTAGTTTCGGATCCAATTGTATTTTTTTAACCGGTTTTTCGGTCGCAAAAACGCGTTTTACCACTTCGTTTCCTTTGCGCCAGATTTGTACCGGAAATACGTGATTTTCGATCGTTCCGTCTTCAAATTCCAAATCCACAAGGATCGGCATCATCATTCCTCCTGGTTTTTCGAATTCGACTTCATAAAAATATTTCGGTGTTTTCAGACTTTTTCGATCTTCCGGTGACAAGGTTTCCACATAGTCATTCAGTAGTTTTACATCCTGAATGACAAACGGTTTTTTCATGCCCGGTTTAAAATCTTCACTACTATCGGATACCAAATACACAAATGGTCCATTGTCTTTTAGAAAACGTCCTCTTTTGGCCGCAAAATCTTTCATTTCTTTGGTTGGCTCTTCCGACACATAGAATTGTTTTACATTTTTGATTCCAATATCGACATAATCGGTCGAGTAAAACCACCCTTTCCAGAACCAATCCAGATCAACAGCCGAAGCGTCTTCCATCGTACGGAAAAAATCTTCCGGTGTCGGATGCTTGAATTTCCAACGGTTGGCATAGGTTCTAAATGCATGATCAAACAACTCATGTCCCATAATGGTTTCGCGTAGTATATTTAATCCGGTAGCTGGTTTCGCGTAGGCATTGGCACCAAACTGATGGATGGTTTCCGAATTGGACATAATCGGCTCCAAAAATCGTTGATCACCACTCATATACGGTACGATTTTAGCTGCCGGCCCTCTGCTTGACGGGAAGTTTTTATCCCAACTTTGTTCGGTAAGGTATTCCAGAAAGGTGTTTAAACCTTCGTCCATCCAGGTCCACTGGCGTTCGTCGGAATTAACGATCATCGGGAAAAAGTTATGTCCTACTTCGTGGATAATTACGCCCATCATTCCGTATTTTAATCGGTCGCTCACAAAGCCTTTTTCATCGGGACGCCCATAATTCCAACAGATCATCGGGTATTCCATTCCCTGATCTTCGGCCGAAATGGAAACGGCTTTCGGATACGGATAATCAAAGGTATAGCTGGAATAACTTTTTAGCGTATGCGCTACTACACGAGTAGAATACTGTTCCCATAGCGGATTCGCTTCCGGTGGATATAAGGAAATGGCCATAACATTTTTACCGCCAATTTTTACCGCCATCGCATCGTAAATAAATTTTCGCGACGTCGAAAAAGCAAAGTCCCGTACATTGGTCGCTTTAAATTTCCATGTCTTTTTCTGATCCGAAACGGTTTTGGAGCGTTGTTCGGCTTCGGCCTGCGTCACTACGACAACCGGGTTGTCATAGGAGCTTTCGGCCTGTTGATAGCGTTTTAGCTGTTCGGTTGTAAAAACCTCTTTGCGATTTTGCAGTTCACCGGTGGCTTCCATTACGTGATCGGCCGGAACGGTTATACTTACTTCAAAGTTACCAAACGGCAAGGCAAATTCTCCTTCGCCCCAAAACTGCATGTTTTGCCATCCTTCTACGTCGTTATAAACGGCCATACGCGGATAAAACTGCGCAATTACATACAGGTTGTTTCCATCTTTATCAAAATGTTCGTATCCCGAACGACCTCCGTCCACTCTATAATTATTGATGTTGTACCACCATTTTATCGAAAACGAGATTTTTTCACCTTTTTTAAGGGTTTTATCCAGATCAATACGCATCATGGTTTGATTGATCGTATATTTCATCGGATTCCCTTTGGCGTCTTTTACAAATTCGATGTTATAACCACCTTGAAACGGTTGTTGCATGAATTTCTTCGTGAATCCGTCGGGCGTCATCGCGCCATCCATTCGCTGGTTTTCTACCAATGGCGATTTGGAATCAGGTTTCTTTTCGTTCTGATCCAATTGCACCCATAAATAATCCAACGGATCAGGTGAATTGTTATAATAGGTAATGGTTTCTTCGCCGCTCAGACGGGTATTTTTATCGTCGAGTTCAACTTTTATTTTATAATCTGCCTGTTGCTGATAGTAGGCCGGGCCGGGTGCACCGGATGCGGTACGGAACATGTTTGGAGTTGCCATCTGGGTATACATCTGGCTAAACTTGTTCGTGTCGTAATGTCCGGGTTCTCTTTTACCCGAATTTTTTGTATCCTGGCCCATGGTCATCAAGGGAATTGCCAAAGCCAGTATTGAAAAAACAGATGCCGATTTTTTCATGATTATAACAGTCTAATATTCAATTTTTTCTTTTGGATTACTATTGGTCAGCAAAAGACTCTTTTTGTTACTATTTATATTCGTATGAATGATATTTTGCTGGTCCGGATATATTTCCGTCAATGCCGTATTGTATACTTCTACCGATGTAATTTTTTCGGTTACCGGTACCGTCAGATAACAAATCACAACATCGTCTTCGATTTCCCGCCCTAGAAACCGGATCGCCTTTTCCGTATTATTAATGCGGATATGCAGTTTATCGGTCAGGTATTTTTTTAAAAGTTCTTCTGCTTCCGGTGCTTCTTTTGTAGTGGCCAGATAAATCTTTTTCTTTACTTTTCGTTCCAGGGCTTTTTCCAAATCGTCCGTAAAAATCCGCGCGGTTATCTGCAGGGCTTT from Flavobacterium sp. WV_118_3 harbors:
- a CDS encoding transposase, with the protein product MERKVKYNYEFKLHCVEEVLNKNRSKGSVAQEQEISKTNLGRWINFYLKYGKEGLLSRKNQNYSSDFKLKVIRTIDQKCLSLSQACLFFNIPNDGIILAWQRQFKNHGAPGLVQKPKGKPISMTYKRAKKKSDKPLTREEELLLENESLRAQVAYLKKLQALIQAEEAEQNKRHKP
- a CDS encoding phosphatase PAP2 family protein, with amino-acid sequence MLEHLIQLDKQLLVFLNSLGSERFDGLWLIITKQAYWTPIFLYVFYLLYKKLGWKHMLLVIFSLALLIAFTDQMTNLVKNSVQRLRPCNDPETKDIIRLVKQSSSFSYFSGHAANSLASTTFIVLILRKYYKYAFLFFLFPLIFAYSRIYLGLHFPGDILSGYIFGMGTGYLFSKIYEVYRKKYFPDSI
- a CDS encoding twin-arginine translocase TatA/TatE family subunit codes for the protein MFGIGGGEIFLIILVVLMLFGSDKVPEIARTLGKGMAQIKHATNDIKNEIQKSAEENGLTKDLDFTKDLDMDLTGGIRKEIDKAKEDIEDISGPIKRQM
- a CDS encoding M1 family metallopeptidase, with translation MKKSASVFSILALAIPLMTMGQDTKNSGKREPGHYDTNKFSQMYTQMATPNMFRTASGAPGPAYYQQQADYKIKVELDDKNTRLSGEETITYYNNSPDPLDYLWVQLDQNEKKPDSKSPLVENQRMDGAMTPDGFTKKFMQQPFQGGYNIEFVKDAKGNPMKYTINQTMMRIDLDKTLKKGEKISFSIKWWYNINNYRVDGGRSGYEHFDKDGNNLYVIAQFYPRMAVYNDVEGWQNMQFWGEGEFALPFGNFEVSITVPADHVMEATGELQNRKEVFTTEQLKRYQQAESSYDNPVVVVTQAEAEQRSKTVSDQKKTWKFKATNVRDFAFSTSRKFIYDAMAVKIGGKNVMAISLYPPEANPLWEQYSTRVVAHTLKSYSSYTFDYPYPKAVSISAEDQGMEYPMICWNYGRPDEKGFVSDRLKYGMMGVIIHEVGHNFFPMIVNSDERQWTWMDEGLNTFLEYLTEQSWDKNFPSSRGPAAKIVPYMSGDQRFLEPIMSNSETIHQFGANAYAKPATGLNILRETIMGHELFDHAFRTYANRWKFKHPTPEDFFRTMEDASAVDLDWFWKGWFYSTDYVDIGIKNVKQFYVSEEPTKEMKDFAAKRGRFLKDNGPFVYLVSDSSEDFKPGMKKPFVIQDVKLLNDYVETLSPEDRKSLKTPKYFYEVEFEKPGGMMMPILVDLEFEDGTIENHVFPVQIWRKGNEVVKRVFATEKPVKKIQLDPKLQTADIDVTNNVWPKEAPKSKFDQFEKN
- a CDS encoding DUF6702 family protein — translated: MTKLLRYGFLFLLLLSLSAAGFHKFYVSIYQVNYVTEKKALQITARIFTDDLEKALERKVKKKIYLATTKEAPEAEELLKKYLTDKLHIRINNTEKAIRFLGREIEDDVVICYLTVPVTEKITSVEVYNTALTEIYPDQQNIIHTNINSNKKSLLLTNSNPKEKIEY